ACTTCCTCAAATTCCAGCAGGAAAACAACTACGTGTATCCTCTGGTTCATACAAACTATTGGCTCTCTGGTTGGGTGGGGATGCAGTTAAAGAAGATCCAAGGAAGCAAACAGGTCCACACTTACCACTCTTTAGGAGTCGTTAAGTACAACACAATAGAAACGATTCCTCCGATAGCCAATACTCGGTTAGCAGTGGAGGCGCAAGTTTTGGAGACAGCCGAACGTATTGTGGCGACGAGTCCGCAGGAAAAAGAACATATGCAAACTCTTGTTTCTACAAAAGGGAATATTGACATTATTCCATGCGGTACTGACATTCAGAGGTTTGGTTGTGTTGACCGACAAACAGCAAGAGCCGCATTGGGTATTGACCCTGAAGCTAAACTTGTGCTTTATGTAGGTCGTTTCGATCCACGCAAAGGTATAGAAACCTTGGTGCGTGCGGTGGGTCAATCTCAGTTTCGCAGTTCCGATAAACTTCAACTGATTATAGGTGGTGGAAGCCGTCCCGGTCATAGTGATGGGATAGAACGCGATCGCATTGAAAGCATTGTTGCTGAGTTAGGGATGGGTGATTTCACCACCTTCCCAGGCCGTCTCAGTCAAGAAATTTTGCCATACTATTACGCTGCTGCTAACGTTTGCGTTGTTCCCAGTCACTATGAACCTTTCGGACTAGTAGCGATTGAAGCCATGGCAAGTGGTACACCAGTGGTTGCTAGTGACGTTGGTGGACTTCAATTTACCGTCATACCAGAAGAAACTGGTTTATTAGCAACACCACAAGATGCAACAGCTTTCTCTGCTGCGATTGACCAAATTCTCAGCAATCCACAGTTGGGGGATCAATGGGGTCAAGGAGGTAGACGGCGAGTTGAAAATAAATTTAGTTGGGATGGAGTAGCATCTCAACTGGATCGGCTTTACACTCAAATTGTGCAAGCAACTCTTGAGAAAACCCTGCAAGAAACTCCTGAGAAACTACCACAAGAAAAAGCAATTTTAGTGAGTTAGCGAGCGCAAGTTTTCTGCATTAAGAAACCAATAGTCTATAGTCGAGAGTTATTAACATTATTGTCTCTAGACTATAGACTTTTGAATGCCAATCATTTTATAATTCGTCTGTATTAGTGGTAGAATGCATCTCATTCAATAAATCAATAAGGTCTTCTAACAAACCAGCTTTTTCATCG
This genomic interval from Scytonema hofmannii PCC 7110 contains the following:
- a CDS encoding glycosyltransferase family 4 protein produces the protein MNSRTKQRIALISVHGDPAIEIGKEEAGGQNVYVRQVGEALARLGLQVEMFTRKISAEQETIVQHSPNCRTIRLEAGTVEFVPRDNLFGYLPEFVDNFLKFQQENNYVYPLVHTNYWLSGWVGMQLKKIQGSKQVHTYHSLGVVKYNTIETIPPIANTRLAVEAQVLETAERIVATSPQEKEHMQTLVSTKGNIDIIPCGTDIQRFGCVDRQTARAALGIDPEAKLVLYVGRFDPRKGIETLVRAVGQSQFRSSDKLQLIIGGGSRPGHSDGIERDRIESIVAELGMGDFTTFPGRLSQEILPYYYAAANVCVVPSHYEPFGLVAIEAMASGTPVVASDVGGLQFTVIPEETGLLATPQDATAFSAAIDQILSNPQLGDQWGQGGRRRVENKFSWDGVASQLDRLYTQIVQATLEKTLQETPEKLPQEKAILVS